A portion of the Streptomyces sp. YPW6 genome contains these proteins:
- a CDS encoding WhiB family transcriptional regulator, which translates to MGWVTDWSAQAACRTTDPDELFVQGAAQNRAKAVCTGCPVRTECLADALDNRVEFGVWGGMTERERRALLRRRPTVTSWRRLLETARSEYERSTGILPGVIGLENEELHETYAAVG; encoded by the coding sequence ATGGGCTGGGTAACCGACTGGAGTGCGCAGGCAGCCTGCCGCACTACCGATCCGGATGAACTGTTCGTACAAGGGGCAGCGCAGAACAGAGCCAAGGCGGTGTGCACCGGATGCCCGGTGCGGACCGAGTGCCTGGCCGATGCCCTGGACAATCGCGTCGAGTTCGGCGTGTGGGGTGGAATGACGGAGCGGGAGCGCCGCGCACTGCTGCGCCGCCGGCCGACCGTCACGTCCTGGCGCCGACTGCTGGAGACCGCACGCAGTGAGTACGAGCGGTCCACCGGCATCCTGCCCGGAGTCATCGGGCTGGAGAACGAGGAACTGCACGAGACGTACGCCGCGGTGGGATAG
- a CDS encoding transglycosylase domain-containing protein, which yields MPKKRSGGGLTTTQQAAKFVGVAALSGAVLAGIALPAAGALGLAAKGTVEGFDEIPSNLKTPPLSQRTTIQDRDGGTIATVYSRDRTVVPLKDISPYMQDAIIAIEDSRFYEHGAVDLKGILRAMNRNVQAGGTAQGASTLTQQYVKNVFVEEAGDDPEKVAQATQQTLGRKVRELKYAIQVEEELGKKKILENYLNITFFGQQAYGIEAASQRYFSKHAKDLKLEEAALLAGIVQSPSRYDPVNDTEEATKRRNTVLARMAAVKSISRAEADKAMETPIELKVSRPKNGCITAVSGSGFFCDYVRKTILTDPAFGKTDEERAKLWNLGGLTIRTTLDPRAQKAANEAATAKVNKDDKFAASVVQVQPGTGKILSMGQSRPYGLDQKQHETVLNLAVSNRMGGSTYGFQVGSTFKPFTAAAALEKGISPATTFTSDWKMTLQERDFRNCSGSPAGYAPWQLQNELESEKGTWDMTSALGKSINTYFAMLEQKAGLCETVEMAKKLGYERGDGKKIDEYPSITLGGEVSTPLSMAGAYAAFANRGTYCTPIAIESIKDPQGKKLTVPKTSCSRAMSERTADTINQMLKGVVEDGTGTQAGLSDRDNAGKTGTTNDRKDAWFVGYTPNLATAVWVGDDVGEKSSMFDVTIGGQYYPKVCGGCLPGPIWRIAMTGALDASETPGFNTVSVPRGKDKENEDEERGDRDRGRNRDRGDDDKPGDDGNRFPGIELPEGVIGGPGGGRGGQDGGQNGP from the coding sequence ATGCCAAAGAAGCGCTCGGGCGGCGGTCTCACCACGACTCAGCAGGCCGCCAAGTTCGTCGGTGTCGCCGCGCTCTCCGGTGCTGTCCTGGCAGGCATCGCGCTGCCCGCAGCCGGAGCGCTGGGGCTCGCCGCCAAGGGGACGGTCGAAGGGTTCGACGAGATCCCCTCCAACCTCAAGACACCTCCGCTCAGCCAGCGGACCACCATCCAGGACCGCGACGGCGGCACCATCGCCACGGTGTACTCCCGCGACCGCACGGTCGTCCCGCTCAAGGACATCTCGCCGTACATGCAGGACGCGATCATCGCGATCGAGGACTCCCGCTTCTACGAGCACGGCGCGGTCGACCTCAAGGGCATCCTGCGCGCGATGAACCGCAACGTACAGGCGGGCGGGACCGCGCAGGGCGCGTCGACCCTCACCCAGCAGTACGTGAAGAACGTCTTCGTCGAGGAGGCGGGCGACGACCCGGAGAAGGTCGCCCAGGCCACGCAGCAGACACTGGGCCGCAAGGTCCGCGAGCTGAAGTACGCGATCCAGGTCGAGGAAGAGCTCGGCAAGAAGAAGATCCTGGAGAACTACCTCAACATCACGTTCTTCGGGCAGCAGGCGTACGGCATCGAGGCCGCGTCCCAGCGCTACTTCTCCAAGCACGCCAAGGACCTCAAGCTGGAAGAGGCCGCGCTGCTGGCCGGCATCGTCCAGTCCCCGAGCCGTTACGACCCGGTCAACGACACGGAGGAGGCGACCAAGCGCCGCAACACCGTGCTGGCGCGGATGGCCGCGGTCAAGAGCATCTCGCGCGCCGAGGCCGACAAGGCGATGGAGACGCCCATCGAGCTGAAGGTGTCCCGGCCGAAGAACGGCTGCATCACCGCCGTCAGCGGTTCCGGCTTCTTCTGCGACTACGTACGCAAGACGATCCTCACCGACCCCGCCTTCGGCAAGACGGACGAGGAGCGGGCCAAGCTCTGGAACCTCGGCGGTCTGACCATCCGGACCACGCTCGACCCGCGCGCCCAGAAGGCCGCCAACGAGGCCGCCACCGCGAAGGTCAACAAGGACGACAAGTTCGCGGCGTCCGTGGTGCAGGTCCAGCCGGGCACCGGCAAGATCCTCTCGATGGGCCAGTCCCGCCCGTACGGCCTCGACCAGAAGCAGCACGAGACCGTCCTGAACCTCGCCGTCAGCAACAGGATGGGCGGCAGCACCTACGGCTTCCAGGTCGGCTCCACGTTCAAGCCGTTCACCGCGGCCGCGGCGCTGGAGAAGGGCATCAGCCCGGCGACGACGTTCACCTCCGACTGGAAGATGACGCTCCAGGAGCGGGACTTCCGCAACTGCTCCGGCTCCCCGGCCGGCTACGCGCCCTGGCAGCTCCAGAACGAGCTGGAGTCCGAGAAGGGCACCTGGGACATGACGAGCGCGCTCGGCAAGTCCATCAACACCTACTTCGCGATGCTGGAGCAGAAGGCCGGCCTCTGCGAGACCGTCGAGATGGCCAAGAAGCTCGGCTACGAGCGCGGCGACGGCAAGAAGATCGACGAGTACCCCTCGATCACCCTCGGCGGTGAGGTGAGCACCCCGCTCTCCATGGCCGGCGCCTACGCCGCGTTCGCCAACCGCGGCACGTACTGCACGCCGATCGCCATCGAGTCGATCAAGGACCCGCAGGGCAAGAAGCTCACGGTGCCGAAGACGTCCTGCTCACGGGCGATGAGCGAGCGGACCGCGGACACGATCAACCAGATGCTCAAGGGCGTCGTCGAGGACGGCACCGGTACGCAGGCCGGGCTCAGCGACCGGGACAACGCGGGCAAGACCGGAACGACCAACGACCGCAAGGACGCCTGGTTCGTCGGGTACACGCCGAACCTCGCCACCGCGGTGTGGGTCGGTGACGACGTCGGCGAGAAGAGCTCGATGTTCGACGTCACCATCGGCGGCCAGTACTACCCCAAGGTCTGCGGCGGCTGTCTGCCCGGCCCGATCTGGCGCATCGCGATGACCGGAGCGCTGGACGCGTCCGAGACCCCCGGGTTCAACACCGTCTCCGTGCCTCGCGGCAAGGACAAGGAGAACGAGGACGAGGAGAGGGGCGACCGCGACCGGGGCCGCAACCGTGACCGCGGTGACGACGACAAGCCCGGCGACGACGGCAACCGGTTCCCGGGCATCGAGCTCCCGGAGGGCGTGATCGGCGGACCGGGCGGCGGCCGGGGCGGCCAGGACGGCGGCCAGAACGGCCCGTGA
- a CDS encoding GatB/YqeY domain-containing protein has translation MTTLKSKLKEDLHTAMKARDELTSSTLRLTLTAISKEEVSGTSARELSDDEVQKVIAKEAKKRREAAEAFAQGGRTEQAEREKAEGEVLDGYLPKQLTDDELNTIVASAVEEAKAAGAEGPRAMGAVMKIVNPKVAGLAEGGRVAAAVKKLLAG, from the coding sequence ATGACCACGCTCAAGTCCAAGCTCAAGGAAGACCTCCACACCGCCATGAAGGCGCGTGACGAGCTGACCTCGTCCACCCTTCGGCTCACCCTCACCGCGATCAGCAAGGAAGAGGTCAGCGGCACGTCGGCGCGCGAACTCTCCGACGACGAGGTGCAGAAGGTGATCGCCAAGGAGGCGAAGAAGCGCCGGGAGGCGGCCGAGGCATTCGCCCAGGGCGGCCGGACCGAGCAGGCCGAGCGGGAGAAGGCGGAGGGCGAGGTGCTCGACGGCTATCTGCCCAAGCAGCTCACCGACGACGAGCTGAACACGATCGTGGCGTCCGCGGTCGAGGAGGCCAAGGCCGCCGGGGCCGAGGGGCCCCGCGCGATGGGCGCCGTCATGAAGATCGTCAATCCGAAGGTCGCCGGGCTCGCGGAGGGCGGCCGGGTCGCCGCCGCGGTGAAGAAGCTCCTCGCCGGCTGA
- a CDS encoding metallophosphoesterase, translated as MRARYGVPLKVTAVGAAVGAAGLAYAAGFEARSFRLRRVTVPVLPHGARPLRVLQVSDIHMVCGQRKKRAWLQSLAGLRPDFVVNTGDNLSDPDAVPEVLDALGPLMEFPGVYVFGSNDYYGPRLRNPARYLLEKAQGKHGLNGNAPAVGVVHNPWEPMRDAFDEAGWLDLSNTRGRLKLEGMELAFTGLDDPHIKRDRYAEVQGGPESGADLSIGVVHAPYLRSLDAFTADGYPLILAGHTHGGQLCIPFYGALVTNCDLDTDRVKGLSSHTIGDKRAYLHVSAGCGTNRYTPVRFACPPEATLLTLVAKA; from the coding sequence ATGCGCGCACGCTACGGAGTACCCCTGAAAGTCACGGCAGTCGGCGCGGCGGTCGGCGCCGCAGGACTGGCCTACGCCGCCGGGTTCGAGGCCCGCTCGTTCCGTCTGCGGCGGGTCACCGTTCCCGTACTCCCGCACGGGGCGCGCCCGTTGCGCGTGCTCCAGGTCTCCGACATCCACATGGTGTGCGGTCAGCGCAAGAAGCGCGCCTGGCTCCAGTCGCTGGCGGGCCTGCGCCCCGACTTCGTGGTGAACACCGGCGACAACCTCTCGGACCCGGACGCGGTGCCCGAGGTGCTGGACGCGCTGGGCCCGCTGATGGAGTTCCCGGGCGTGTACGTCTTCGGCTCCAACGACTACTACGGCCCGAGGCTCCGCAACCCGGCCCGCTACCTCCTGGAGAAGGCCCAGGGCAAGCACGGCCTCAACGGCAACGCCCCCGCGGTCGGCGTCGTCCACAACCCGTGGGAGCCGATGCGCGACGCCTTCGACGAGGCGGGCTGGCTGGACCTGTCGAACACCCGGGGCCGGCTCAAGCTGGAGGGCATGGAACTGGCGTTCACCGGTCTGGACGACCCGCACATCAAGCGGGACCGCTACGCCGAGGTCCAGGGCGGCCCGGAGTCCGGCGCCGACCTCTCGATCGGCGTGGTCCACGCCCCCTACCTGCGCTCCCTCGACGCCTTCACGGCCGACGGCTACCCCCTGATCCTGGCCGGCCACACGCACGGCGGCCAGCTGTGCATCCCGTTCTACGGGGCGCTGGTCACCAACTGCGACCTGGACACGGACCGGGTCAAGGGCCTGTCGAGCCACACGATCGGCGACAAGCGCGCCTACCTCCACGTCTCCGCGGGCTGCGGCACCAACCGCTACACCCCGGTCCGCTTCGCCTGCCCACCGGAGGCGACGCTGCTGACGCTGGTGGCAAAGGCCTGA
- a CDS encoding Pr6Pr family membrane protein: MTASRTALLPRPRAAGAPPALTGTRRPWVTALRTLACGAAAAGPAITLATGSTPPPLVHFTVLANLLVAVAFGWSAVRSWRGAPPLPPRLTGGVLLLAAITGLMHHLVLANYAEMSAPTSGWPLAATVLLHTVTPSAVAADWLLLAAPRTLRPAHIPLWLTAPAAYLALTLTRGALLAPGSPDRYPYPFLDVDTYGYAGTLTQALALGLLFTALATLITAADHLRPDVAGRIEHRRNRISPPAAGGLK, translated from the coding sequence ATGACCGCGTCCCGGACCGCTCTGCTCCCCCGCCCCCGGGCGGCAGGGGCGCCCCCGGCCCTCACGGGCACCCGCCGCCCTTGGGTCACGGCCCTGCGCACCCTGGCGTGCGGGGCGGCGGCCGCGGGCCCGGCCATCACCCTGGCGACGGGGTCCACCCCACCGCCCCTGGTGCACTTCACGGTCCTGGCGAACCTGCTGGTAGCGGTGGCCTTCGGCTGGTCGGCGGTACGTTCCTGGCGAGGCGCTCCGCCGCTCCCGCCGCGCCTGACGGGCGGGGTCCTCCTGCTCGCGGCGATCACCGGCCTGATGCACCACCTGGTGCTGGCGAACTACGCGGAGATGTCGGCCCCCACGTCCGGCTGGCCCCTGGCAGCGACGGTCCTGCTCCACACGGTGACCCCCTCGGCGGTCGCCGCGGACTGGCTCCTGCTGGCCGCTCCCCGGACCCTGCGCCCGGCCCACATCCCGCTCTGGCTGACCGCTCCCGCGGCCTACCTGGCCCTGACCCTGACCCGCGGAGCCCTGCTCGCCCCCGGCTCCCCGGACCGCTACCCGTACCCGTTCCTCGACGTCGACACGTACGGCTACGCGGGCACCCTGACCCAGGCCCTGGCCCTCGGCCTGCTCTTCACCGCCCTGGCCACGCTGATCACCGCCGCGGACCATCTGAGGCCGGACGTGGCGGGGCGGATCGAGCACCGAAGAAACCGGATTTCGCCTCCGGCCGCCGGTGGGCTAAAGTAA
- a CDS encoding tyrosine-type recombinase/integrase: MATSKPNRRAGHGEDTIYWDQAKNRYVGAVSLGYAPNGKRLRPKVYGKTKTEVREKIRDLKKEVAAGVRTPANYTVENAVNDWLERGLKGRDAQTVAKNRTLADKHLIPFVGKAKLKDLSADDVDDWLNSRVEALSTRSLRDVLAILRRSIEHAQRRDKAVRNVALLVTVPEGRVGRPSKALNLEQAKAVLGAARGSRLYAYLVLSLLGGVRTEEARPLTWDHVYLNPEDGIPPHVAVWRSVRRHGETKTRKSRRTIALPKQVVDVLVEHLRWQKQERASHGIEWRPDGRVFTTRSGEPLDAANVRRDFRAIVKKAGLDPEWTPRELRHSFVSLLSDHGIPLERIAMLVGHSSQATTEAVYRKQLRPVITQGAEAMDEIFAERRKAPMPKA; the protein is encoded by the coding sequence GTGGCAACCAGCAAGCCCAACCGCAGAGCCGGGCACGGGGAAGACACCATCTACTGGGACCAGGCAAAGAACCGCTACGTGGGGGCGGTCTCCCTGGGCTATGCACCGAACGGCAAGCGTCTGCGACCCAAGGTCTACGGCAAGACCAAGACGGAGGTCCGCGAGAAGATCCGCGATCTCAAGAAGGAGGTCGCAGCAGGTGTTCGTACCCCCGCCAACTACACCGTTGAGAACGCCGTGAACGACTGGCTGGAGCGCGGGCTGAAGGGGCGAGATGCCCAGACCGTGGCCAAGAACCGCACGCTCGCCGACAAGCATCTGATCCCCTTCGTGGGCAAGGCCAAGCTCAAGGACCTCAGCGCCGACGACGTGGACGACTGGCTCAACAGCCGCGTCGAGGCGCTTTCCACACGAAGTCTCCGGGATGTGCTGGCGATCCTCCGCCGGTCAATCGAGCACGCCCAGCGGCGAGACAAGGCAGTGCGCAACGTCGCGCTGCTGGTCACCGTCCCGGAGGGACGTGTCGGCCGACCGAGCAAGGCACTCAACCTGGAGCAGGCGAAAGCCGTGCTCGGGGCCGCGCGGGGGAGCCGCCTCTACGCCTACCTGGTGCTGTCGCTCCTCGGAGGGGTGCGGACCGAGGAGGCCCGGCCGCTTACCTGGGATCACGTCTACCTGAACCCTGAGGACGGCATCCCGCCGCACGTCGCCGTGTGGCGGTCCGTGCGCCGGCACGGGGAGACCAAGACGCGTAAGAGCCGCCGGACGATCGCCCTACCGAAGCAGGTCGTGGACGTGCTGGTCGAGCACCTGCGGTGGCAGAAGCAGGAGCGCGCTTCGCACGGGATCGAGTGGCGTCCCGACGGTCGGGTGTTCACCACACGGAGCGGGGAGCCGCTGGACGCCGCGAACGTGCGGCGCGACTTCCGCGCCATCGTGAAAAAGGCGGGGCTCGATCCCGAATGGACGCCCCGGGAACTTCGCCACAGCTTTGTGTCCCTGCTCTCCGATCACGGCATCCCGCTGGAGCGCATCGCCATGCTGGTCGGCCACAGCAGTCAGGCGACCACTGAGGCCGTGTACAGGAAGCAGCTCCGGCCGGTGATCACGCAGGGAGCGGAGGCTATGGACGAGATCTTTGCCGAGCGGCGTAAGGCACCTATGCCGAAGGCTTGA
- a CDS encoding helix-turn-helix domain-containing protein: MATPTTSPPARLLRVDVAAEILGVKRSTAYEEIRLGRLRTVQIGRSRRIPTEYVEEYIDLLKRESN; this comes from the coding sequence GTGGCCACGCCAACCACCTCGCCGCCCGCCCGCCTCCTCCGCGTCGATGTCGCCGCCGAAATCCTGGGGGTCAAACGCTCCACCGCGTACGAGGAGATCCGACTCGGACGGTTGCGCACTGTCCAGATTGGCCGCAGTCGGCGCATCCCGACGGAGTACGTCGAGGAGTACATCGACCTCCTTAAGCGCGAATCCAACTAA
- a CDS encoding DUF3631 domain-containing protein: protein MNTTAQQTKAPIDGAALLDQVEAFHRRFNVFPTESAYVAVALWDAHAHLIDCFETTPRIAFLSPEPGSGKSRALEIVELLTPRPMSTVSASANALYRLVDSAEGLPTVLFDEVDTIFGPKAGADEALRGFLNAGYRRIGGALRCVGDGSNQNAQVFGSYCAVAMAGLGSLPDTVLTRSVIIRMRKRAPNEKVEPYRQRIHEKQGHALRDQVAKWADTVRDQVANAWPDMPEGVTDRPADVWEPLLAVADAAGGTWPARARAACLDLINAGQDNDEASLGVRLLTDLRDTVFCGADRVPTAVILEILLRMDDAPWGDLDDKPLNSRTLAKLLGQYVTPAIKPIKPRGIRTASGTPKGYYAEDLTDAWTRYCPPPPEESATSATSATPQVSGGESVADTATPIRHTPAEAATPLFPVAG, encoded by the coding sequence ATGAACACCACCGCCCAGCAGACCAAGGCACCCATCGACGGCGCCGCCCTGCTCGACCAGGTGGAAGCCTTCCACCGCCGGTTCAACGTCTTCCCCACCGAGTCCGCCTACGTCGCGGTCGCCCTGTGGGACGCGCACGCCCACCTGATCGACTGCTTCGAGACCACCCCCCGCATCGCGTTCCTCTCCCCGGAACCCGGGTCGGGGAAGTCCCGGGCGCTGGAGATCGTGGAACTGCTCACCCCCCGCCCCATGAGCACGGTGTCCGCGTCCGCGAACGCCCTCTACCGGCTGGTCGACTCCGCCGAGGGACTGCCCACCGTCCTGTTCGACGAGGTGGACACCATCTTCGGCCCCAAGGCCGGGGCGGACGAGGCGCTGCGCGGCTTCCTGAACGCCGGATACCGCAGGATCGGAGGGGCCCTGCGGTGCGTCGGGGACGGCTCCAACCAGAACGCCCAGGTGTTCGGCTCCTACTGCGCCGTCGCCATGGCCGGGCTCGGCTCCCTCCCCGACACCGTCCTGACCCGCTCCGTCATCATCCGCATGCGGAAGCGGGCCCCCAACGAGAAGGTCGAGCCCTACCGTCAGCGCATCCACGAGAAGCAGGGCCACGCCCTGCGCGACCAGGTCGCGAAGTGGGCCGACACCGTCCGCGACCAGGTCGCCAACGCCTGGCCCGACATGCCCGAAGGGGTCACCGACCGGCCCGCCGACGTGTGGGAGCCCCTGCTCGCCGTCGCGGACGCGGCCGGCGGAACCTGGCCCGCACGGGCCCGGGCCGCCTGCCTGGATCTGATCAACGCCGGTCAGGACAACGACGAAGCATCGTTGGGTGTCCGGCTGCTGACCGACCTGCGCGACACCGTGTTCTGCGGCGCGGACCGGGTGCCCACCGCCGTCATCCTCGAAATCCTGCTCCGCATGGACGACGCGCCGTGGGGCGACCTGGACGACAAGCCGCTGAACTCCCGGACGCTCGCCAAGCTCCTCGGGCAGTACGTCACCCCGGCCATCAAGCCCATTAAGCCGCGCGGCATCCGCACCGCCTCCGGTACCCCCAAGGGCTACTACGCGGAAGACCTCACGGACGCCTGGACGCGGTACTGCCCACCGCCCCCCGAGGAGTCCGCAACATCCGCCACATCCGCCACACCGCAGGTCAGCGGGGGTGAATCCGTGGCGGATACCGCCACACCCATCCGCCACACGCCTGCGGAAGCCGCCACACCGCTCTTCCCCGTCGCGGGCTGA
- a CDS encoding bifunctional DNA primase/polymerase, producing MTQPTPIGRVPDLLSAALGAAERGWHVFPLRPGDKRPALHGETACTRTGDCATGHRKWEQRATTNPDRIRKAWSVGAFNVGLATGPSGLVVVDLDPVKAKDPKGTPDGVTSLQALCERAGQTVPATYRTRTASGGHHLYFTAPPGVRLGNSAGRLGTHIDTRAHGGYVVAAGSTLPNGTYDVVDPTDTAPLPDWLYTLLMPRQPSRALMAAPVPVRASRYAAAALRAETAAVAGAGEGARNWTLVRAARALGRFIPSGDLARHEVEQALNSAGLAAGLRENECRAAVTSALNWSIANNPGRPA from the coding sequence ATGACCCAACCCACCCCTATCGGGCGAGTGCCCGACCTCCTCTCCGCCGCGCTGGGTGCGGCCGAGCGCGGGTGGCACGTCTTCCCCCTCCGCCCCGGAGACAAGCGCCCCGCCCTCCACGGCGAGACCGCCTGCACCCGTACCGGCGACTGCGCGACCGGGCACCGGAAGTGGGAGCAGCGGGCCACCACCAACCCCGACCGCATCCGCAAGGCGTGGTCGGTCGGCGCGTTCAACGTCGGCCTGGCCACGGGCCCGTCCGGGCTGGTCGTGGTGGACCTGGACCCGGTCAAGGCCAAGGACCCGAAAGGAACGCCTGACGGCGTCACTTCCCTGCAAGCGCTCTGCGAGCGCGCCGGGCAGACCGTCCCCGCCACCTACCGGACCCGGACCGCGAGCGGCGGACACCACCTGTACTTCACCGCCCCGCCCGGGGTGAGGCTCGGCAACAGCGCGGGCAGGCTCGGCACCCACATCGACACCCGCGCCCACGGCGGCTACGTCGTCGCCGCCGGGAGCACCCTCCCGAACGGTACGTACGACGTGGTCGACCCCACCGACACCGCCCCGCTCCCGGATTGGCTGTACACCCTTCTGATGCCCCGTCAGCCCTCTCGGGCATTGATGGCCGCGCCTGTGCCGGTTCGGGCCTCTCGGTACGCCGCAGCGGCTCTCAGGGCCGAAACGGCGGCCGTCGCCGGGGCCGGGGAGGGGGCGCGGAACTGGACGCTGGTTCGGGCCGCCCGCGCTCTGGGGCGGTTCATCCCGTCCGGCGACCTCGCCCGCCATGAGGTCGAGCAGGCTCTTAATTCGGCGGGATTGGCGGCCGGCCTCCGGGAGAACGAGTGCCGCGCCGCCGTGACCAGCGCTCTCAACTGGTCCATCGCCAACAACCCCGGGCGGCCGGCATGA
- a CDS encoding helix-turn-helix domain-containing protein: MSHPSAWQTHRQYAATAARWTADRWSKESDRRRTLRATRKPLVRDARAALAQAQATDPQKVTSLVHRAERELATAKRRVPDPMWLFASKAALVTAAAGYVGLPLVPGRVWMWAAVAVSVAVTGAVLWALLHRPAASPNEPTAEERDLLKRLQPEHWREHAEQRGLAGTLTGRPRLTESGIVVAVRLDGQWTTTKLRGSEDHIRALLGARTGLRFQIKAGKQGGWAELTLRTRSAADGDDLLWAPKRRSLGIDTVTGEHVTVPLGERLLIAGRSGAGKSVASRPLLFDASEGDTNALVIIDLKRVEGRLWDHRARVASTPEDVIAVVDELEAEMHDRLNVLPKGQDTWGPTPDRPRITVVVDEGAEVVTAADKVPFPEEDGDGKTKVRTRSALPGLESIARMGRAACIDLWWMTQKPTIGDGVPKQIAPQISTSICLAVRTPAEARVVLGEDAQAKGWNADELPAPGVALIRDGKRGPDPVKVRYMDKTVVINLPDQPIWSRTTTPTATGTTPTLTLVKPTTASPVVAAVDGTDARILDAIETAATPVRQKDLAETTGLSKGTVSKAVKRLTDTGHITRQPDGGLTADKAA, from the coding sequence GTGAGTCACCCATCAGCCTGGCAGACACACCGCCAGTACGCAGCAACCGCCGCCCGCTGGACCGCCGACCGCTGGTCCAAGGAATCCGACCGCCGCCGCACCCTGCGAGCCACCCGCAAGCCCCTGGTCCGCGACGCCCGCGCCGCTCTCGCACAGGCGCAGGCCACCGATCCCCAGAAGGTCACCTCCCTCGTCCACCGCGCGGAGCGTGAACTCGCCACCGCCAAGCGGCGCGTGCCCGACCCGATGTGGCTGTTCGCCTCCAAGGCTGCACTCGTCACCGCCGCCGCCGGGTACGTCGGGCTGCCGCTAGTCCCGGGGCGGGTGTGGATGTGGGCGGCCGTCGCCGTGAGCGTCGCCGTCACCGGAGCAGTCCTGTGGGCGCTGCTCCACCGCCCCGCGGCTTCCCCGAACGAGCCGACCGCCGAGGAACGCGACCTGCTCAAGCGGCTCCAGCCCGAGCACTGGCGCGAGCACGCCGAACAGCGCGGCCTGGCCGGGACGCTGACCGGCCGGCCGCGCCTGACCGAGTCCGGGATCGTCGTCGCGGTCCGCCTCGACGGCCAATGGACCACCACCAAACTGCGCGGCTCCGAGGACCACATCCGCGCCCTGCTCGGTGCCCGCACCGGGCTGCGGTTCCAGATCAAGGCCGGGAAGCAGGGCGGCTGGGCCGAACTGACCCTGCGCACCCGCAGCGCCGCCGACGGCGACGACCTCCTGTGGGCGCCCAAGCGGCGCTCGCTCGGCATCGACACCGTCACCGGCGAACACGTCACCGTCCCCCTGGGCGAACGGCTGCTGATCGCGGGCCGGTCCGGGGCGGGCAAGAGCGTCGCGTCCCGCCCGCTCCTGTTCGACGCCTCCGAGGGCGACACGAACGCGCTCGTCATCATCGACCTCAAGCGCGTCGAAGGCCGGTTGTGGGACCACCGGGCCCGCGTCGCCTCCACCCCCGAAGACGTCATCGCCGTGGTGGACGAACTGGAAGCCGAGATGCACGACCGGCTCAACGTCCTGCCCAAGGGACAGGACACCTGGGGCCCCACCCCCGACCGGCCCCGCATCACCGTCGTCGTCGACGAGGGCGCGGAAGTCGTCACCGCCGCCGACAAGGTCCCCTTCCCCGAGGAGGACGGCGACGGCAAGACGAAGGTCCGCACCCGCAGCGCCCTGCCCGGGCTGGAGTCGATCGCCCGCATGGGCCGGGCGGCGTGCATCGACCTGTGGTGGATGACGCAGAAGCCCACCATCGGCGACGGCGTCCCCAAACAGATCGCCCCGCAGATCAGCACCTCGATCTGCCTCGCCGTCCGCACCCCCGCCGAAGCCCGCGTCGTCCTCGGAGAGGACGCACAGGCCAAGGGCTGGAACGCGGACGAACTCCCCGCCCCCGGCGTCGCGCTCATCCGCGACGGCAAGCGCGGCCCCGACCCGGTCAAGGTCCGCTACATGGACAAGACCGTCGTCATCAACCTCCCCGACCAGCCCATCTGGTCCCGCACCACCACACCCACCGCCACCGGGACGACCCCGACGCTCACCCTCGTGAAGCCCACCACCGCCTCCCCGGTCGTGGCGGCCGTGGACGGGACGGACGCCCGGATCCTCGACGCGATCGAGACCGCCGCAACACCGGTACGGCAGAAGGACCTGGCCGAGACGACCGGGCTGTCCAAGGGCACGGTGTCCAAGGCCGTCAAGCGCCTCACCGACACCGGCCACATCACCCGCCAGCCGGACGGCGGACTCACCGCCGACAAGGCCGCCTGA
- a CDS encoding RRQRL motif-containing zinc-binding protein encodes MSTLPCYRWRLAPDGLATRRQLRALGLRPGGQDVVAEVHRPRRRRGPLVAYLYRVDRAKPVRPMTPARTAALAAAMRARRTCPNCRRDVGYCIPRSLGMCVTCHDTPPTRKDTPP; translated from the coding sequence GTGAGCACGCTGCCGTGCTACCGGTGGCGGCTTGCCCCGGACGGGTTGGCCACCCGCCGTCAGCTCCGCGCGCTGGGGTTGCGGCCGGGTGGTCAGGACGTCGTCGCGGAAGTCCACCGGCCCCGGCGACGCCGGGGGCCGCTGGTCGCCTACCTCTACCGGGTTGACCGGGCCAAGCCCGTACGCCCCATGACCCCGGCCCGCACCGCCGCGCTCGCTGCGGCGATGCGGGCCCGCCGCACCTGCCCCAACTGCCGCCGTGACGTCGGGTACTGCATCCCGCGTTCGCTCGGCATGTGCGTCACCTGCCACGACACCCCGCCGACCAGGAAGGACACGCCCCCATGA